The sequence ATTCTTTTATCAATCATCCTGCTGGCGGGCTGTTCACGATCTGATGAAAAACATGAAAACGATCAGGAATCGAACGGTTCAGGTAAAAAGCCAGAAACGCCGGTCGTACCCAAAAAAGAGATATGGACCTGCTCCATGCATCCCCAGATCAGACAGGATAAACCCGGTGACTGTCCGATTTGCGGTATGACACTTGTCCCTGCAAAAGAAAACGTAAATCAGGTATCCCAAAATCAAGATCCTGCTTCTACAGCAAAGGCGACAGTTAGCCTAATGCCTTCCCAGGAAAGTGTTGCCAGCATAAAAACAATCCCGGTAAAATCCGGGCCTTACACTAGGGAGATCCAATTTTTCGGGGATATCAAATATGTTCAAGATAACCATCTTGATCTTACCTCATTTTATCCAGGCCGTGTAGAAAAAGTTCTCATAAGCTATAATACAACCTCCGTATCAAAAGGCCAACCCCTCTTGGAAATCTATTCCGAAGATGTGATCAATGAACAGGAGAAATACCTCGAAGCCCTCCGGCAAAGATACCTGACCACATTTTACGAACGTAAAATCGTCACCGCCAAAATCCAAACCATTAAAGAAAAACTCCTCAAGGGTGGCCTGACGGAAGAAGACCTTGAATCCCTCGTGAAGGAAAATAAGGTCAAAAAAACAATCATCATCAAAGCGGCACAATCCGGTTCAATCGTCGGTCAAATCCCCCACGTGGGAGAACGGATCACTCAGGAGTCTGTCATCTTCCATATTGCCCCCTTGGGAAAAGTATGGTTTGCTGCACGCGTTTTCGAAGCCGACATGACGTCCCTTAAGCCTGGCCAGAAAGCATCAATTGAAACAAAAGCACGTCCGGGGAAAACCTATGAGGGAAAACTGGTTTTCATCGACCGTATCCTCGATCCTACAAACCGAACTGTCCTCGCGCGCTTCGAAATCGACAACCCCAAACAAGAACTCCTCCCTGAAATGTCGGCGACTGGAAAAATCCAATCGGGAGACTCAAAGACTTATATACTCATCCCCTCCAGCGCTGTTATCGATACCGGCCTGCGGAAACTCGTTTACGTAAAAACGGGCGACTCGTCATATGATCAAAGGGAGGTCAAAGTAAGTGAAACTACCTCGGGACAAAGCGAAACAATGGCCATCTCAAGCGGCCTGAGCAACGGGGAGGAAGTCGTCACCTCCGGAGCCTTCCTCCTCGATGCAGAAGCTGAGCTACGCGGTCTTAATTCTGCCTCCCAACCTGAACACCAACACTAGCCATGATCCTGCGCAAACTTGTCGAATGGTGTTTAAACAACCGGTTTCTGGTTCTCGCTTTTTATCTAGGCATCACCGGGACCGGCATCTGGTCCATGTACAATACACCCATTGATGCGATTCCTGATCTGAGTGAGAATCAAGTGATTGTTTTTACGGAATGGCCGGGGCGCTCAGCCAGCGAGATCGAGGATCAAATCACTTATCCTCTCTCCACAGCCATGCAGGGACTCGCTGGGGTAAAAACCGTCAGGGCCTCCTCGGCTTTCGGTTTTTCCATGCTCACGATTATCTTTAATGACAATGTAAATGTTTATTTTGCCCGAGCACGGATTCTTGAGAGGCTCAATTCCCTCCCCATGAAACTCCCGGAAGGAGTCACCCCCAGCCTCGGGCCAGACGCCACCGGGCTCGGATGGGTGTATCAATATTATCTCGATGACTCGGAAGCCCGGCGCACGGGCAAGAATATCGACTTGGGACAATTACGAGCTATTCAAGACTGGCTGGTCAGGTACCAGCTTAACTCTGTCCCCGGCGTGGCGGAAGTAGCCAGTATCGGGGGATTTGTCCGCCAATACCAAGTAGATATCGACCCAAACCGTTTGCGCGCCTATAACCTCAATCTCCCTCAAGTCATCCAAGCCATCTCGGGATCAAACCGGAATGTCGGTGGGGGAATCATTGAAAAGGGCGGACGCGAATTCACCGTCCGCGGCTTGGCACTCATAGAAAGTATCGATGATTTGAATAACATCCTTGTTGGATATTCAAACAACCAACCCATCCGGCTCAATGATGTCGCCATTATCGGGATGGGACCTGAACCCCGCCGCGGGGTACTGGATAAAAACGGGAAGGAAGTCGTCGGGGGCACTGTGGTGATGCGTTATGGCGAAAGCACCCGTGATGTGATTGCCCGAGTGAAAACCAAGATTGCAGAAATCCAACCAGCCTTGCCGGAAGGGGTTGTGATCAAATCATTTTATGATCGTAGCGAGCTCATCGAACGGGCCATTGACACATTACGGGTCACTTTGATCGAAGAAGTCATACTGGTGATCCTTGCTCATATCATTTTCCTCTGGCATTTCAGGAGTATCCTGATCGTAACAATCCCCCTGCCCCTCTCCATCCTGATTTCATTTATCCTGATGCAGTGTTTCGGGATCACATCGAATATCATGAGCTTGGCTGGAATCGCGATCGCCATCGGTGTCCTCGTTGATGCCGGAATCGTCATGACAGAAGCCGTGCTGCGTGAGGCACATAATGTGCAGGAAGGTAAAGTACCCGGATTAAAGTATCCTGAAGACCTCAAAGAAATCGTCTTGCGTGCCACGTCCACGGTCGGCCGCCCCATATTCTTTTCAATGGCGATCATCATCCTGGCATTTGTTCCTGTATTCGCGATGGGTGGGCAGGAAGGGAAACTTTTCCACCCCTTGGCATTTACAAAAACTTTTGCCATGGTCGGGGCTACACTTTTATCGATTACTTTTGTCCCTGTCCTGTGTTCCCTCTTCGTCAGAGGCCATCTTCATGACGAGAATGACAACCTCCTGATGAGGTTATTAATGAAAATTTATCTGCCCGTTTTAAAGTGGGCCTTGAACCACAGGGCTTTGGTTATTTTATCAGCTGCGGGCATTCTGGCCTTTTCACTTTTATTTCTTGCCCCCCGGATGGGAAAGGAATTTATGCCCCCCCTCAACGAACGGGCCTTTATTTTTATGCCGACAACCCTGCCTAGCGCCTCGGTCAGTGAAATCAAACGGACCATGTCCGCCCAGAACATCATCCTCTCTCAAATCCCAGAGGTCGAAAGTGTGGTGGGTAAACTCGGCCGCGCAGAGACGGCCACTGACCCGGCGCCGATATCCATGATTGAAACCACGATCATGCTCAAGCCCCCTGAAAAGTGGCGCAAAGGCATGACCATGGAAAAACTCCGAGCAGAGATGCTTGAAAAGATGCAAGCCTTCCCGGGATTCACACCGGCCTTCCTCCAGCCGATTCAAAACCGGGTCCTCATGCTCTCGACAGGGATCCGTACCCAAATCGGCGTCAAAATCTTCGGGGACAACATCGAAACCCTGCAACATCTTGCTCTTGAGGTGGAAAAGGCTCTGGGAACGGTGAATGGCGTTACAGACCTTTATGCGGAAAGGGTCACAGGGGCCCCCTATCTGGAGATCGACCTGCGCCCGGCGGATGCTGCCCGTTATGGGGTGCCTGTTGCAGATGCCCTCGAGGTGATTGAAACTGCTCTGGGAGGCCGGACGATTACGACAACGATTGAAGGGCGTAAACGTTTTCCCGTCCGCTTGAGGTATGCGCGTGAGTTACGTGATTCCCCTGATCAAATCCGGCGCATTCTGGTTAACTCCATGGACGGGACATCACTTCCCCTAGAGAAAATCGCGGATATCCGGATCGTTCCCGGCCCGTCCATGATCTCCAGTGAAAACGGGTTATTACGCATCTATGTCCAATGTAATGTCAGGAATCGTGATCTGGGATCTTTTGTTGATGAAGGGAAAAGAGTGGTGACTCAACAAGTAAAACTCCCTCCCGGCTATTATGTTTCATGGAGTGGGGAATACGAAAACCAGATCCGGGCTAAAAAAACGCTTCAACTGGTTTTTCCGATTGTTATCGCTGTTATTTTTATCCTTCTTTATATCACTTACCATTCCGCCATTGAAGCCGCCCATGTCCTTTTGGCTGTCCCATTCGCATTATCTGGTGGGATTATCCTCCAATACCTGATGGGATATAATTTCAGTGTTGCCGTGTGGGTCGGTTATATCGCCCTATTCGGTACCGCCGTGCAGACCGGGGTCGTCATGGTTTTATACCTGGAAGAATCCCTTAAAAGAAAGCAACTGGAAAGAGGATCGGCGTTCAATCTTGAAGATTTGAAAGCCTCAGTCATTGAGGGTGCTGCCCTGCGCCTGCGCCCGAAGGTCATGACGGTGGCCACCATTCTAGCCTCTTTAAGCTTTATCATGATTCCGGCACTGAGCGGGAATAGGACCGGGATAGAAATCATGCGTCCGATCGCAGTCCCTGTCATTGGCGGAATGGTGAGCAGTCTGCTCCATATCCTGATCGTGACACCCGTCATCTTTCTTTGGCTCAGGGAAATAGCTTTTAGGAGAGGACAGAAAAAATAGGCATCTTCCTTACCTCGAAGCTGGAGGATTACAAAGGGGCAGATGGATGCAAAAAGTCGATCCCCTGCCGGGAAAACTCTCGAGTCGGATAGATCCATGATATTTCTGGATGATATTATAAACGTAATATAACCCCAGCCCCGTCCCTCGTCCGACTTCTTTAGTTGTAAAAAACGGATCGAATATTTTCTGGTGTAAATCTAAGGGAATTCCCGCGCCGTTATCATTAATACACACGGAGACATTATTATCCGACCTCTCCACACTCACATTAATCTGGCCGGTTCCGGTAATGGCTTCCTCAGCATTGAGGAGAAGATTGATAAAAAGCTGGAGAAGCTCAGAACGTGAAGCCTCTATCCAATACCTATCAGCCTTCATGGTGACATCCATTTTAATGCGGGAGGAAAGGCCCGGACGGATCAGATTCTCCACTTGGCAAAGGACCTCCCCCATTTCCAAGATTTCAAGCTCCGTTTCTTTTTGGTGGGCATAATTCACCATATTGCGGGTGATTTCCGAAGCGTGACGGATGGATTTCTCTATTTGATTGAGATAAATCACAGCATTGGGGACACTCTGAATTTCCTCTTGTAGTTTATTTGTGAGGGCCAAAATCGTCATCATGAGGTTGTTAAAATTATGGGCGACACCTGCAGCAAGTGTCCCGACAGCCTCCATTTTTTGGGAATGATAAAGTTGATCATCAAGTTTTTCATTTTTTTGAAGTGATTCTTTGAGGACAGTCATGTCTCGGTGGATCACAAGCAACCTGTCGAAACCTACTTGACCTTTCAACGGGATCTTTACGGTATCAAACCAAATCTTCTTCCCTTGCAAATCATGCCTGACATATAAATCAAAGTGAACGGGCTTTCCCCCTTTGATGATTTCATTATCTTGTTCCAACCACTCCAGAAACTGTTTTCTACCTACATAGGGCTCAACTGTTTTCCCAATCATGTCTTGAGGCCTTTGATTATAGAGTGCAGCATCATTTTGATTGATATAGATGAAGCGGCCTTCCAGATCCTTCACGCAAATATAGGCCAAATCAGAATCCAATACCTCGCGCATGATCTCATTGTCTTTATAAATCTGGAGATAGTTATCAGTATCAAAGGTCATAAAAATATATTAAGGAATAGTTTGATATGATCTTAAGCCTCTATGGATCTTAAGCGGGGGCATATTTTCAATAAATTCACTAATTATCAAGTCATTTTAATTTATAAGCTAAATTACTATATATTTATTATAATCAATATTACGACTCAACAGAAAAATGTCCTTAACTAATGAAATCCCCCTCAATTCACCCACTCGAAATCCCGAAGAGCCAATAAAATACTATTTAAATCGAAAAATCTTTTCAGAAAACTGTATAACGGGAGGTTCGCCCTGCCTATCACAAAACCGATGACCGGATCCGCAAGTCACGCGTTCCTTTGCACCTTGGCCTATTACCTTTAATGGCTTCGCCAATAAGCGGCTGAAAGGCTTCTTCACCCCCGATGGAACCAACAAACACCGCCAGTGGACCATGCGCAATGTCATCGAACGCCTCGGGGGCCATCCGCCGTGAACGCATTGTCATGGCCGACGTCGAGTTTGAGAAAGTCACCACCCATCAATATGACCAGCAAAGAATCCTCGACGCTCTCAAGATAAGACTGTAGCCATCTTTGTGAAATAAGAATTCATCCCATCTTCCTCGATTATAATAACTTGCACTAAAACTTTAAAAAAAATGTGCGTGAGGGCAAAATTTGTTAGTTGACGCTAACATTTCTTTATACTAAATACCCTTCGCTATGTTTTACATAAAAAAACGGTTAAGACATTCACTCCACCTAAAACTCACTATTGATAGGTACAAATATTAATCGCAATTTACTTGCGTTTAATAAAAGGAATCATTTTAGTGACGAAACTTATGTTGAAAACTATTATCTATATGAAACAATTATTACTCATAACAATCCTCTCTCTTGCGTGGCCTTTTTTGACCAGTGCTGCTGACACATCCAAATCAATCGAGGGTTCCCCTGTGATGAGTCAACAATCACAATCCATCTGGGAAAGGGATTATCTCCTCGGGGACTGGTGCGGGGCACGTCCGGATTTAAATAATAAAGGGGTCACGATCAGCCTGGATTATACGGCTGAGGTCTGGGGATTTGTTGATGGAGGGCTGGACCGCGGTTCTTTATATCAAGGCCTTTTTGAAGGTGGCCTTGACTTTGATTTTGAAAAGATGATGGGCTGGAAAGGCGGAAGCATGAGGGTTAATGCCCTGATCCCCCAAAATTCCAATAACAATGGCCCGACATTTTTTACGGGTAGTGGATTTGACTCCAGCAATATCTCGGCCAATGACACAGCACGACTTTTTGAACTGTGGCTCCAGCAAGATTTTCTGGATGATAAACTATCCCTGCGGGCCGGACAACTTGCTGCGGATGACGAATTTTTCCTCAGTGAAACAGCCGGTCTATTCCTTGGCGCAAACTACGGCTGGGGTAATAATCTTGCATCCAATATTCCCAATGGCGGGCCAGCATACCCAGTAGCAGGGCTGGGAGTACGCGTCAAAGTCCAGCCGGTGGAACAATTTTATGTCATGAGCGCCCTATTCCAAGGTGATGTCGGTGACCAAGCTACAAACAATCAACATGGTACATACTGGGATCTCGGCGGGGACCAAGGGATTTTCTCCATCAATGAAATGGGTTACCTCCTGAACCAAGAAGAAAATGCGAAAGGATTACCGGGCTCCTATAAATTTGGAGGATGGGCACATACCGGTGACTTCTCTAGTTTTCTATATGATGACACAGGCCTCTCGTTGGCAGACCCGGCTTCCAGTGGTATCCCGGCTCTCAATCACGGCACCTGGGGACTTTACTTTATCGCAAACCAAATGGTTTACCGGAAGAAAGAAGGGACCGACCAAGGCCTCTCAGTCTTCTGGCGCATCGCGGGAGGACCTGATAACACCAGCACGATTCCCTTCTACACCGACTTTGGAGCTTCCTACAAAGGCTTGATCCCCTGCCGGAGTGATGACACCATCGGAGTCTCTTTTGGAGTGGAAGGATATTCGGATGATTTAGCCACCACGGGCGACCAGAGGAATTCATTGAATGGTACGAATGAACCTGTTGTGGGTAATGAAGCCATCATTGAAGCTACCTACCAGATCCAACTCGCCCCATGGTGGTATCTCCAGCCCGACATCCAATACATCATTAATCCTGCCGGTGGTGCATTAAATCCGAATACCGGTGGAAAAATCCAGAATGCCGTCGTAATCGGACTGCGCACGGGTTTGACCTTCTAAGCTGAAACGAAAGTTCCATTTTAAAACGTATTTGAGACAGAAAAAGGTGTCATCATGAATGAAGTTTACGCTTTTAACCTATCCATTTCTCCGTCATTACGAGATCTTTTAACGGAAGCCTTTTGCCCCAACCTATTGTTTCGAGCATGGGTTTGTCCTCGAACTCTTCTGGGTATCCCACGCACAAGTAAGCGATAAGCTGGACGGAGGGTGGCAGTTCCAAAATCGATTCGATCTGGCCTTGGGGCAAAATGCTCACCCACCCGACCCCGACTCCTTCCGCACGGGCGGCGAGCCAGAGATTCTGGATCGCCAGACAGACACTGTCCCTGATCGTCTGGGGAATGGTTCCTGCCCCGAGGGTGAATCGGCCCTCAGGCGGGGGTTCACACACGACAGCGAGGTTAAAATCACTTTCCATGATCCCTTCGAGCTTGAGGGAATCATAAAGTTCTTGGCGTTTTAGATCTGTTATCCGGATTTTTTGGTCGGTATTAACCCCCGAAAAAAGTTCTTTGACACGGTTCCTCGTTTCCAGGGAGCGAATCATGATAAAACGCCATGGCTGGGATAAACCGACCGAAGGTGCGGCATGAGCAGCATTTAAAATTTTCTCAACAGTCGCATCGGGGACTTTGCCCGAACGGAACTTGCGGATATCCCTGCGCGAATAGAGGACTTTATAAAAGCCTTCACGTTCTGTATCGGAAATATTGCCTTGAGCCATAAACAGGATTCAACGCCCAGTCCGATGGACTGTGAAGAGCAATTTGCGCAGGAAAATCATTTTCCCCTCACAAGCCAAGGCCATTTTCTCATCCCTTTGGACTGCCATTTTCTCGGATCAATGCTTTTTAGATAATCATAGGCGTCAGAGATATTCGAGGGAGGAACCTCGACCCCGGTGACATTACTGGTGAAAAGGAACATTCCTTTTCCACCATCCGTGCATTCCAGAAAATAGTCGACTTCGTCACGGACATCCTGACCTGTTCCGTAAGGTAAAGTCCGCGTGACAGACAAACCCGTCATGAATTTCGGTGTTTTTCCGGTTTTTGTCTTTTTCGAGTGGATCACCAAGGGATCAACGTTACATTCATATTGGAATCCCTGAAACCCACTGAACCCGATATCGAGAATATCATCAATCAA comes from Verrucomicrobiota bacterium and encodes:
- a CDS encoding efflux RND transporter periplasmic adaptor subunit, translated to MQNILITILLSIILLAGCSRSDEKHENDQESNGSGKKPETPVVPKKEIWTCSMHPQIRQDKPGDCPICGMTLVPAKENVNQVSQNQDPASTAKATVSLMPSQESVASIKTIPVKSGPYTREIQFFGDIKYVQDNHLDLTSFYPGRVEKVLISYNTTSVSKGQPLLEIYSEDVINEQEKYLEALRQRYLTTFYERKIVTAKIQTIKEKLLKGGLTEEDLESLVKENKVKKTIIIKAAQSGSIVGQIPHVGERITQESVIFHIAPLGKVWFAARVFEADMTSLKPGQKASIETKARPGKTYEGKLVFIDRILDPTNRTVLARFEIDNPKQELLPEMSATGKIQSGDSKTYILIPSSAVIDTGLRKLVYVKTGDSSYDQREVKVSETTSGQSETMAISSGLSNGEEVVTSGAFLLDAEAELRGLNSASQPEHQH
- a CDS encoding CusA/CzcA family heavy metal efflux RND transporter → MLRKLVEWCLNNRFLVLAFYLGITGTGIWSMYNTPIDAIPDLSENQVIVFTEWPGRSASEIEDQITYPLSTAMQGLAGVKTVRASSAFGFSMLTIIFNDNVNVYFARARILERLNSLPMKLPEGVTPSLGPDATGLGWVYQYYLDDSEARRTGKNIDLGQLRAIQDWLVRYQLNSVPGVAEVASIGGFVRQYQVDIDPNRLRAYNLNLPQVIQAISGSNRNVGGGIIEKGGREFTVRGLALIESIDDLNNILVGYSNNQPIRLNDVAIIGMGPEPRRGVLDKNGKEVVGGTVVMRYGESTRDVIARVKTKIAEIQPALPEGVVIKSFYDRSELIERAIDTLRVTLIEEVILVILAHIIFLWHFRSILIVTIPLPLSILISFILMQCFGITSNIMSLAGIAIAIGVLVDAGIVMTEAVLREAHNVQEGKVPGLKYPEDLKEIVLRATSTVGRPIFFSMAIIILAFVPVFAMGGQEGKLFHPLAFTKTFAMVGATLLSITFVPVLCSLFVRGHLHDENDNLLMRLLMKIYLPVLKWALNHRALVILSAAGILAFSLLFLAPRMGKEFMPPLNERAFIFMPTTLPSASVSEIKRTMSAQNIILSQIPEVESVVGKLGRAETATDPAPISMIETTIMLKPPEKWRKGMTMEKLRAEMLEKMQAFPGFTPAFLQPIQNRVLMLSTGIRTQIGVKIFGDNIETLQHLALEVEKALGTVNGVTDLYAERVTGAPYLEIDLRPADAARYGVPVADALEVIETALGGRTITTTIEGRKRFPVRLRYARELRDSPDQIRRILVNSMDGTSLPLEKIADIRIVPGPSMISSENGLLRIYVQCNVRNRDLGSFVDEGKRVVTQQVKLPPGYYVSWSGEYENQIRAKKTLQLVFPIVIAVIFILLYITYHSAIEAAHVLLAVPFALSGGIILQYLMGYNFSVAVWVGYIALFGTAVQTGVVMVLYLEESLKRKQLERGSAFNLEDLKASVIEGAALRLRPKVMTVATILASLSFIMIPALSGNRTGIEIMRPIAVPVIGGMVSSLLHILIVTPVIFLWLREIAFRRGQKK
- a CDS encoding ATP-binding protein, which gives rise to MTFDTDNYLQIYKDNEIMREVLDSDLAYICVKDLEGRFIYINQNDAALYNQRPQDMIGKTVEPYVGRKQFLEWLEQDNEIIKGGKPVHFDLYVRHDLQGKKIWFDTVKIPLKGQVGFDRLLVIHRDMTVLKESLQKNEKLDDQLYHSQKMEAVGTLAAGVAHNFNNLMMTILALTNKLQEEIQSVPNAVIYLNQIEKSIRHASEITRNMVNYAHQKETELEILEMGEVLCQVENLIRPGLSSRIKMDVTMKADRYWIEASRSELLQLFINLLLNAEEAITGTGQINVSVERSDNNVSVCINDNGAGIPLDLHQKIFDPFFTTKEVGRGTGLGLYYVYNIIQKYHGSIRLESFPGRGSTFCIHLPLCNPPASR
- a CDS encoding carbohydrate porin — translated: MKQLLLITILSLAWPFLTSAADTSKSIEGSPVMSQQSQSIWERDYLLGDWCGARPDLNNKGVTISLDYTAEVWGFVDGGLDRGSLYQGLFEGGLDFDFEKMMGWKGGSMRVNALIPQNSNNNGPTFFTGSGFDSSNISANDTARLFELWLQQDFLDDKLSLRAGQLAADDEFFLSETAGLFLGANYGWGNNLASNIPNGGPAYPVAGLGVRVKVQPVEQFYVMSALFQGDVGDQATNNQHGTYWDLGGDQGIFSINEMGYLLNQEENAKGLPGSYKFGGWAHTGDFSSFLYDDTGLSLADPASSGIPALNHGTWGLYFIANQMVYRKKEGTDQGLSVFWRIAGGPDNTSTIPFYTDFGASYKGLIPCRSDDTIGVSFGVEGYSDDLATTGDQRNSLNGTNEPVVGNEAIIEATYQIQLAPWWYLQPDIQYIINPAGGALNPNTGGKIQNAVVIGLRTGLTF
- the bluB gene encoding 5,6-dimethylbenzimidazole synthase; its protein translation is MAQGNISDTEREGFYKVLYSRRDIRKFRSGKVPDATVEKILNAAHAAPSVGLSQPWRFIMIRSLETRNRVKELFSGVNTDQKIRITDLKRQELYDSLKLEGIMESDFNLAVVCEPPPEGRFTLGAGTIPQTIRDSVCLAIQNLWLAARAEGVGVGWVSILPQGQIESILELPPSVQLIAYLCVGYPEEFEDKPMLETIGWGKRLPLKDLVMTEKWIG